The Elaeis guineensis isolate ETL-2024a chromosome 13, EG11, whole genome shotgun sequence genome includes a region encoding these proteins:
- the LOC105056132 gene encoding uncharacterized protein: protein MGRLIGKQSSPRLPPQIARPWPEFLEVGVVPPMNALEILRETVRILRTDPSTFMTILGLLICPVSAALLSNTLVDAAVVGAVSHRLVLLAVTSGLPLTHFLKQMCHHLAGTVVSCTFCFPLLLTFLLLARASIVYSVACSYAGKKVVALEFFGTASRIWRRLVSTYIWICVSICGCLALFLALLVMVCNALAVLGYPPEIVVYPALFTVLVFSMVYAHTIIVCNLATVISILEDVSGPQALARSVHLIKGQTQAGLLIFLGSTIGMALVEGLFEHRVKTLSYGDGSSRLWEGPLLVLMYSFVVLVDSMMSAVFYFTCRSSSMEVLNGDDHSVEELEKISIELVDVK, encoded by the coding sequence ATGGGTCGCCTGATCGGCAAGCAGAGCTCCCCCCGGTTGCCGCCGCAGATTGCCCGGCCATGGCCCGAGTTCCTGGAGGTCGGCGTTGTCCCGCCGATGAACGCTCTGGAGATCTTGAGGGAGACGGTGAGGATCCTCCGTACCGATCCCTCTACTTTTATGACCATTCTTGGCCTTCTCATCTGCCCTGTTTCCGCCGCCCTGCTCTCCAACACCCTCGTTGATGCAGCCGTCGTTGGCGCTGTCTCGCACCGCCTCGTCCTATTAGCTGTTACCAGCGGCCTCCCTCTCACCCATTTCCTCAAACAGATGTGCCACCATTTAGCTGGTACGGTTGTTTCCTGTACCTTCTGTTTCCCTCTTTTACTCACATTCCTTCTCCTTGCCCGCGCTTCCATCGTCTACTCTGTCGCCTGCTCATATGCCGGCAAAAAGGTCGTCGCTTTGGAGTTCTTCGGGACCGCGAGCCGGATTTGGAGGCGCCTTGTGTCGACCTATATCTGGATCTGTGTCTCCATTTGTGGCTGCCTGGCTCTGTTTCTCGCCCTCCTAGTGATGGTCTGCAATGCACTTGCTGTTCTTGGTTACCCTCCGGAGATCGTCGTCTACCCAGCTCTGTTCACTGTCTTGGTCTTCTCGATGGTGTATGCCCACACGATCATTGTTTGCAATCTCGCCACTGTGATCTCCATCCTGGAGGATGTGTCGGGGCCGCAGGCTCTGGCTCGGTCGGTCCACTTGATCAAGGGGCAGACCCAGGCAGGGCTGTTGATATTTCTTGGGTCGACAATTGGGATGGCTTTGGTGGAAGGGCTATTTGAGCACAGAGTGAAAACATTGAGCTACGGGGATGGGTCATCGCGGCTGTGGGAAGGGCCTCTGCTGGTCCTTATGTATTCCTTTGTGGTGCTTGTCGATTCTATGATGAGTGCAGTCTTCTACTTCACTTGTAGATCTTCTAGCATGGAAGTGTTGAATGGTGATGACCATTCCGTGGAAGAACTAGAAAAGATTTCTATTGAGCTGGTGGATGTTAAATAA
- the LOC105056134 gene encoding LOW QUALITY PROTEIN: uncharacterized protein (The sequence of the model RefSeq protein was modified relative to this genomic sequence to represent the inferred CDS: inserted 1 base in 1 codon): MASRRHVHYQPLAADERDGDNSSEEKDVDLRFIYTPNSYKKIPWKSIALALFLLALGLLLLLLSFFVFTGHMAGDQSQAYGFLFLGILSFLPGFYETRVAYYSWRGXPGYTFASIPDY; the protein is encoded by the exons ATGGCATCCCGACGCCATGTTCATTACCAACCTCTTGCTGCAGATGAGAGAGATGGTGATAATAGTAGTGAAGAAAAGGATGTAGATCTTCGATTTATTTACACTCCAAATTCCTACAAGAAGATTCCGTGGAAGTCAATTGCCCTTGCACTTTTCCTCCTTGCCCTAGGATTACTGCTTCTTTTGCTCTCCTTCTTTGTATTCACAGGTCACATGGCAGGTGATCAGTCCCAGGCATATGGATTTTTATTCCTAGGCATTCTTTCCTTCCTTCCTG GATTCTATGAGACAAGAGTTGCATATTATTCATGGAGGG GCCCAGGGTACACATTTGCTTCTATTCCTGATTATTAG